A window from Drosophila subobscura isolate 14011-0131.10 chromosome O, UCBerk_Dsub_1.0, whole genome shotgun sequence encodes these proteins:
- the LOC117897817 gene encoding glutamate--cysteine ligase regulatory subunit: MIPCITKKYQNVVISTGNIINNELGQRKSNEELYDGLKITLHSDPNVDRVVVEIDERHGRVQHATQELTNRLTENQRCEISIGAKIFLNTNSTVYIEQAVEALLTILNVTHVDNVVLAYHPNAAGGTTLPVANATAESTTPTAAPAVKSPCSEANPTPSSVASWSLRNGASGVTDLKQLYRSLEQYALNQKITQLGIADLDAEALAELHKTASVAPTIAQVNLSTCCRVPTELQEFCAAHDIQLNTHGDPELLLPEEQFSALAPGYTIDWSLRYQVHVRCRGVLTAKGYIVGASRSPNASA, from the coding sequence ATGATACCGTGCATAACAAAGAAGTATCAAAACGTGGTGATTAGCACGGGCAACATCATTAACAACGAGCTGGGGCAGCGCAAGTCCAACGAGGAACTATACGATGGGCTGAAAATAACGCTGCACAGTGACCCAAATGTCGATCGCGTGGTTGTGGAGATAGACGAGCGGCATGGACGTGTGCAGCACGCCACTCAGGAATTGACCAACAGGCTGACGGAGAACCAACGCTGTGAGATTAGCATCGGCGCCAAGATATTCCTCAACACCAACTCAACGGTGTACATAGAGCAGGCGGTGGAGGCGCTGCTCACCATTCTCAATGTGACGCACGTGGACAACGTGGTGTTGGCCTACCATCCGAATGCGGCTGGTGGCACCACTTTGCCCGTTGCCAACGCAACAGCTGAGTCCACAACACCGACAGCCGCACCGGCCGTCAAATCTCCGTGCTCTGAGGCAAACCCCACACCCTCGAGCGTGGCCAGCTGGAGTCTCCGGAATGGCGCTAGTGGCGTAACCGATCTGAAGCAGCTCTACAGGTCTTTGGAGCAGTACGCCCTCAACCAGAAGATTACTCAGCTGGGCATTGCGGATCTCGACGCCGAGGCGCTGGCGGAGCTGCACAAGACTGCCTCAGTCGCCCCCACCATTGCCCAGGTGAATCTGTCCACGTGCTGCCGCGTGCCCACGGAGCTGCAAGAGTTCTGCGCCGCCCACGACATCCAGCTGAACACACACGGCGAtccggagctgctgctgccagaggaACAGTTTTCCGCCCTGGCACCCGGCTACACAATCGATTGGTCGTTGCGCTACCAAGTTCATGTCCGCTGTCGAGGCGTACTCACTGCCAAGGGCTACATTGTGGGGGCCTCGAGGTCCCCCAACGCCAGCGCATAG
- the LOC117897257 gene encoding uncharacterized protein LOC117897257, protein MCPHAVRELLVLLTMEIYVDNFMSKGYDTIAKCQRIGARDLKKLGIYHRRHRKLLLAGVQLMNNAPDRFKCSQPHHSRMLEKQEINQFGSSSSEDSSDSEGEEEVDWYASLLGPGRNFHPKTS, encoded by the coding sequence ATGTGTCCGCACGCTGTCCGGGaattgctggtgctgcttaCCATGGAGATTTACGTGGACAATTTTATGAGCAAAGGCTACGACACCATAGCCAAATGCCAGCGAATTGGTGCAAGGGATCTGAAGAAATTGGGAATTTATCATCGAAGGCATCGtaaactgctgctggctggtgtaCAACTAATGAACAACGCTCCAGATCGCTTCAAATGCTCTCAGCCTCATCACAGTCGAATGCTGGAGAAGCAAGAAATTAATCAGTTCGGGTCCAGTAGCTCTGAAGACTCTTCTGATAGTGAAGGTGAAGAAGAAGTGGACTGGTACGCGTCACTGCTTGGACCAGGTCGAAACTTCCATCCCAAGACATCATAA
- the LOC117897437 gene encoding wolframin isoform X1, translating into MATWTQNEPTGVSKRRRWNLEDRASLNKLKNHIAQEGCPQMQYDLAKQILDNAIEPLDKIEQYQKAVNWLVAAAHNGHEDSAKLLKTCYNDGRGITAENEDEVRRCLSMTPGERAARKAARELFAVLSNGNEHVTPKQLERKMRCIYNLQRKRRRLEDETSGSSSEGESECEPLGNMETIGHANVDHPRLITEANLVSAASNYSAGRMPTVNDTLTLSVPDPRSLDHVPRFYRIFFHPLIFFSLFYHRLVNCIISLPSILPVSVRLGLLIALSWWSSFQLVPLISYYFSIGMMIWATCKMLKTKQQFVDFRIWSGLFLRYGDNNIDAGIAEKRFLRNNMKPYVYYFGAFICNLIVYPLVADGWMPHSELTIISGAFTLLTMGGSMYASSDLLPNWVVVVSFAVNVLAKYPYEMDKVVTTRWRFLDLRKPTFATFVIGNGIEFCLNCRTALYLLIPVLLVIMAKRSRWHGVYTHLIPHCVTLCWLQVCIATSQSATMFGVIRGTLVLAGLVLFLPLFGIVALLVPVFVAIKSLGLANEQLHWGGVVIASLLIMIVSYLLAMNRATQKYITMLQLIMGVTMACVLVFPYMTSSFKDTPRFNALPRVGLHSLSDADTLPWDRFHSLCALPFQEEPNKIKAQLRCFHLNGMPVSWQGSVTKVQIAKVSNMFEDLVANYLPAWLGRAVRCAHGEDISQNFQCNRKLDEQCDEWQRVIKTVNARTGSCTLQKYNRYEYELLVKVGSSSGSRLLGRSTASEVVLKAHHDFGNFTRQLSQGDTVLFYGTLRMQTNDVQVQLKTIECRDCKSPELGTASIERLIGASPMDARLQELMRGIKYLLNALLNPLITFK; encoded by the exons aTGGCAACCTGGACACAAAATGAGCCGACAGGCGTCAGCAAACGTAGGCGCTGGAATCTAGAAG ATCGAGCCTCACTTAACAAATTGAAGAACCACATTGCCCAGGAGGGATGCCCCCAGATGCAGTATGACTTGGCCAAGCAGATTCTGGACAATGCTATAG AGCCCCTGGACAAAATCGAACAGTATCAAAAGGCCGTAAATTGGCTCGTCGCTGCGGCACACAACGGGCATGAGGATTCGGCCAAGCTGCTGAAGACTTGCTACAACGACGGCCGTGGCATAACGGCAGAAAATGAGGATGAAGTGCGTCGCTGCCTATCGATGACTCCGGGGGAGCGCGCGGCGCGAAAAGCAGCTCGAGAACTCTTTGCCGTCCTCTCGAACGGCAACGAGCACGTCACGCCCAAGCAGCTGGAAAGAAAGATGAGATGCATATACAATCTTCAACGCAAACGCCGCAGACTGGAGGACGAAACGTCCGGGTCCAGCAGCGAGGGCGAGTCGGAATGCGAGCCGCTGGGTAACATGGAAACCATTGGGCATGCAAACGTGGATCATCCACGCTTAATCACCGAGGCAAACCTCGTGTCGGCTGCTTCCAACTACAGTGCCGGACGAATGCCCACAGTGAACGACACTCTGACACTGTCCGTGCCAGATCCCAGGAGCTTGGACCATGTGCCCCGCTTCTACCGCATTTTCTTCCACCCGCTCATATTTTTCAGCCTGTTCTACCACCGCCTCGTGAACTGCATCATCTCGCTGCCCAGCATACTGCCTGTGAGCGTGCGCCTGGGTCTCCTCATAGCCCTCTCCTGGTGGAGCAGCTTCCAGTTGGTGCCACTGATCAGCTACTACTTCAGCATTGGCATGATGATTTGGGCCACCTGCAAAATGCTGAAGACCAAGCAACAGTTTGTCGACTTTCGGATCTGGTCGGGGCTGTTCCTGCGCTACGGCGACAACAACATCGATGCGGGCATAGCGGAGAAGCGCTTTCTGCGGAACAACATGAAGCCGTACGTGTACTACTTTGGCGCCTTCATCTGCAACCTGATTGTGTATCCGCTCGTGGCCGATGGCTGGATGCCCCACTCAGAGCTGACCATCATCTCCGGAGCCTTCACGCTACTCACCATGGGCGGCAGCATGTACGCCTCGTCCGATCTACTGCCCAACTGGGTGGTGGTCGTCTCCTTTGCCGTCAACGTGCTGGCCAAGTATCCCTACGAGATGGACAAGGTGGTCACAACGCGCTGGCGCTTCCTGGACCTGCGCAAGCCCACCTTCGCGACCTTTGTCATTGGCAACGGCATCGAGTTCTGCCTGAACTGCCGCACAGCCTTGTACCTCTTGATACCCGTGCTGCTGGTGATAATGGCCAAGCGTTCGCGCTGGCACGGTGTCTACACGCATCTCATTCCGCACTGCGTCACGCTCTGCTGGCTGCAAGTGTGCATCGCCACCTCTCAGAGTGCCACCATGTTTGGCGTGATTCGCGGCACTCTTGTGCTCGCTGGATTGGTGTTGTTCCTGCCCCTGTTCGGTATAGTGGCGCTGCTCGTTCCAGTCTTTGTGGCCATCAAAagtcttggcctggccaacgAGCAACTGCACTGGGGAGGCGTTGTCATCGCCAGCCTTCTCATAATGATCGTCTCCTATCTGCTGGCCATGAACCGTGCCACCCAGAAGTACATTACCATGCTGCAG CTAATCATGGGTGTGACAATGGCCTGCGTTTTGGTCTTTCCCTACATGACGTCCAGCTTCAAGGACACGCCACGCTTCAATGCCCTGCCACGAGTCGGTCTGCACTCGCTATCGGACGCCGACACACTGCCATGGGATCGTTTCCATTCCCTGTGCGCCCTGCCCTTCCAGGAGGAGCCCAACAAGATTAAGGCACAGCTGCGTTGCTTCCACCTCAACGGCATGCCCGTGTCCTGGCAGGGCAGCGTCACCAAGGTGCAAATCGCCAAGGTCTCCAATATGTTTGAGGATCTCGTCGCCAATTACTTGCCTGCCTGGTTGGGCAGGGCCGTGCGCTGCGCTCATGGCGAGGACATTTCGCAGAATTTCCAGTGCAACCGCAAGCTGGATGAACAATGCGACGAGTGGCAGCGCGTCATCAAAACGGTGAATGCTCGCACAGGCAGCTGCACGCTGCAGAAGTACAACCGCTACGAGTACGAGCTGCTGGTGAaggttggcagcagcagcggcagtcgaCTGCTGGGACGCTCGACAGCATCTGAAGTGGTTCTAAAGGCGCACCATGACTTTGGCAACTTCACGCGGCAGCTCAGCCAGGGGGACACTGTGTTGTTTTACGGCACACTCCGAATGCAGACGAACGATGTGCAAGTGCAGTTGAAGACCATCGAGTGCCGGGACTGTAAATCCCCAGAGCTGGGCACGGCGAGCATTGAACGACTCATTGGTGCCTCTCCCATGGATGCCCGCCTGCAGGAACTAATGCGGGGCATCAAATATCTGTTGAATGCGTTGTTGAATCCGTTAATTACGTTTAAGTAG
- the LOC117897437 gene encoding wolframin isoform X3 gives MHEVRRCLSMTPGERAARKAARELFAVLSNGNEHVTPKQLERKMRCIYNLQRKRRRLEDETSGSSSEGESECEPLGNMETIGHANVDHPRLITEANLVSAASNYSAGRMPTVNDTLTLSVPDPRSLDHVPRFYRIFFHPLIFFSLFYHRLVNCIISLPSILPVSVRLGLLIALSWWSSFQLVPLISYYFSIGMMIWATCKMLKTKQQFVDFRIWSGLFLRYGDNNIDAGIAEKRFLRNNMKPYVYYFGAFICNLIVYPLVADGWMPHSELTIISGAFTLLTMGGSMYASSDLLPNWVVVVSFAVNVLAKYPYEMDKVVTTRWRFLDLRKPTFATFVIGNGIEFCLNCRTALYLLIPVLLVIMAKRSRWHGVYTHLIPHCVTLCWLQVCIATSQSATMFGVIRGTLVLAGLVLFLPLFGIVALLVPVFVAIKSLGLANEQLHWGGVVIASLLIMIVSYLLAMNRATQKYITMLQLIMGVTMACVLVFPYMTSSFKDTPRFNALPRVGLHSLSDADTLPWDRFHSLCALPFQEEPNKIKAQLRCFHLNGMPVSWQGSVTKVQIAKVSNMFEDLVANYLPAWLGRAVRCAHGEDISQNFQCNRKLDEQCDEWQRVIKTVNARTGSCTLQKYNRYEYELLVKVGSSSGSRLLGRSTASEVVLKAHHDFGNFTRQLSQGDTVLFYGTLRMQTNDVQVQLKTIECRDCKSPELGTASIERLIGASPMDARLQELMRGIKYLLNALLNPLITFK, from the exons ATGC ATGAAGTGCGTCGCTGCCTATCGATGACTCCGGGGGAGCGCGCGGCGCGAAAAGCAGCTCGAGAACTCTTTGCCGTCCTCTCGAACGGCAACGAGCACGTCACGCCCAAGCAGCTGGAAAGAAAGATGAGATGCATATACAATCTTCAACGCAAACGCCGCAGACTGGAGGACGAAACGTCCGGGTCCAGCAGCGAGGGCGAGTCGGAATGCGAGCCGCTGGGTAACATGGAAACCATTGGGCATGCAAACGTGGATCATCCACGCTTAATCACCGAGGCAAACCTCGTGTCGGCTGCTTCCAACTACAGTGCCGGACGAATGCCCACAGTGAACGACACTCTGACACTGTCCGTGCCAGATCCCAGGAGCTTGGACCATGTGCCCCGCTTCTACCGCATTTTCTTCCACCCGCTCATATTTTTCAGCCTGTTCTACCACCGCCTCGTGAACTGCATCATCTCGCTGCCCAGCATACTGCCTGTGAGCGTGCGCCTGGGTCTCCTCATAGCCCTCTCCTGGTGGAGCAGCTTCCAGTTGGTGCCACTGATCAGCTACTACTTCAGCATTGGCATGATGATTTGGGCCACCTGCAAAATGCTGAAGACCAAGCAACAGTTTGTCGACTTTCGGATCTGGTCGGGGCTGTTCCTGCGCTACGGCGACAACAACATCGATGCGGGCATAGCGGAGAAGCGCTTTCTGCGGAACAACATGAAGCCGTACGTGTACTACTTTGGCGCCTTCATCTGCAACCTGATTGTGTATCCGCTCGTGGCCGATGGCTGGATGCCCCACTCAGAGCTGACCATCATCTCCGGAGCCTTCACGCTACTCACCATGGGCGGCAGCATGTACGCCTCGTCCGATCTACTGCCCAACTGGGTGGTGGTCGTCTCCTTTGCCGTCAACGTGCTGGCCAAGTATCCCTACGAGATGGACAAGGTGGTCACAACGCGCTGGCGCTTCCTGGACCTGCGCAAGCCCACCTTCGCGACCTTTGTCATTGGCAACGGCATCGAGTTCTGCCTGAACTGCCGCACAGCCTTGTACCTCTTGATACCCGTGCTGCTGGTGATAATGGCCAAGCGTTCGCGCTGGCACGGTGTCTACACGCATCTCATTCCGCACTGCGTCACGCTCTGCTGGCTGCAAGTGTGCATCGCCACCTCTCAGAGTGCCACCATGTTTGGCGTGATTCGCGGCACTCTTGTGCTCGCTGGATTGGTGTTGTTCCTGCCCCTGTTCGGTATAGTGGCGCTGCTCGTTCCAGTCTTTGTGGCCATCAAAagtcttggcctggccaacgAGCAACTGCACTGGGGAGGCGTTGTCATCGCCAGCCTTCTCATAATGATCGTCTCCTATCTGCTGGCCATGAACCGTGCCACCCAGAAGTACATTACCATGCTGCAG CTAATCATGGGTGTGACAATGGCCTGCGTTTTGGTCTTTCCCTACATGACGTCCAGCTTCAAGGACACGCCACGCTTCAATGCCCTGCCACGAGTCGGTCTGCACTCGCTATCGGACGCCGACACACTGCCATGGGATCGTTTCCATTCCCTGTGCGCCCTGCCCTTCCAGGAGGAGCCCAACAAGATTAAGGCACAGCTGCGTTGCTTCCACCTCAACGGCATGCCCGTGTCCTGGCAGGGCAGCGTCACCAAGGTGCAAATCGCCAAGGTCTCCAATATGTTTGAGGATCTCGTCGCCAATTACTTGCCTGCCTGGTTGGGCAGGGCCGTGCGCTGCGCTCATGGCGAGGACATTTCGCAGAATTTCCAGTGCAACCGCAAGCTGGATGAACAATGCGACGAGTGGCAGCGCGTCATCAAAACGGTGAATGCTCGCACAGGCAGCTGCACGCTGCAGAAGTACAACCGCTACGAGTACGAGCTGCTGGTGAaggttggcagcagcagcggcagtcgaCTGCTGGGACGCTCGACAGCATCTGAAGTGGTTCTAAAGGCGCACCATGACTTTGGCAACTTCACGCGGCAGCTCAGCCAGGGGGACACTGTGTTGTTTTACGGCACACTCCGAATGCAGACGAACGATGTGCAAGTGCAGTTGAAGACCATCGAGTGCCGGGACTGTAAATCCCCAGAGCTGGGCACGGCGAGCATTGAACGACTCATTGGTGCCTCTCCCATGGATGCCCGCCTGCAGGAACTAATGCGGGGCATCAAATATCTGTTGAATGCGTTGTTGAATCCGTTAATTACGTTTAAGTAG
- the LOC117897437 gene encoding wolframin isoform X2: MATWTQNEPTGVSKRRRWNLEDRASLNKLKNHIAQEGCPQMQYDLAKQILDNAIEPLDKIEQYQKAVNWLVAAAHNGHEDSAKLLKTCYNDGRGITAENEDEVRRCLSMTPGERAARKAARELFAVLSNGNEHVTPKQLERKMRCIYNLQRKRRRLEDETSGSSSEGESECEPLGNMETIGHANVDHPRLITEANLVSAASNYSAGRMPTVNDTLTLSVPDPRSLDHVPRFYRIFFHPLIFFSLFYHRLVNCIISLPSILPVSVRLGLLIALSWWSSFQLVPLISYYFSIGMMIWATCKMLKTKQQFVDFRIWSGLFLRYGDNNIDAGIAEKRFLRNNMKPYVYYFGAFICNLIVYPLVADGWMPHSELTIISGAFTLLTMGGSMYASSDLLPNWVVVVSFAVNVLAKYPYEMDKVVTTRFATFVIGNGIEFCLNCRTALYLLIPVLLVIMAKRSRWHGVYTHLIPHCVTLCWLQVCIATSQSATMFGVIRGTLVLAGLVLFLPLFGIVALLVPVFVAIKSLGLANEQLHWGGVVIASLLIMIVSYLLAMNRATQKYITMLQLIMGVTMACVLVFPYMTSSFKDTPRFNALPRVGLHSLSDADTLPWDRFHSLCALPFQEEPNKIKAQLRCFHLNGMPVSWQGSVTKVQIAKVSNMFEDLVANYLPAWLGRAVRCAHGEDISQNFQCNRKLDEQCDEWQRVIKTVNARTGSCTLQKYNRYEYELLVKVGSSSGSRLLGRSTASEVVLKAHHDFGNFTRQLSQGDTVLFYGTLRMQTNDVQVQLKTIECRDCKSPELGTASIERLIGASPMDARLQELMRGIKYLLNALLNPLITFK, from the exons aTGGCAACCTGGACACAAAATGAGCCGACAGGCGTCAGCAAACGTAGGCGCTGGAATCTAGAAG ATCGAGCCTCACTTAACAAATTGAAGAACCACATTGCCCAGGAGGGATGCCCCCAGATGCAGTATGACTTGGCCAAGCAGATTCTGGACAATGCTATAG AGCCCCTGGACAAAATCGAACAGTATCAAAAGGCCGTAAATTGGCTCGTCGCTGCGGCACACAACGGGCATGAGGATTCGGCCAAGCTGCTGAAGACTTGCTACAACGACGGCCGTGGCATAACGGCAGAAAATGAGGATGAAGTGCGTCGCTGCCTATCGATGACTCCGGGGGAGCGCGCGGCGCGAAAAGCAGCTCGAGAACTCTTTGCCGTCCTCTCGAACGGCAACGAGCACGTCACGCCCAAGCAGCTGGAAAGAAAGATGAGATGCATATACAATCTTCAACGCAAACGCCGCAGACTGGAGGACGAAACGTCCGGGTCCAGCAGCGAGGGCGAGTCGGAATGCGAGCCGCTGGGTAACATGGAAACCATTGGGCATGCAAACGTGGATCATCCACGCTTAATCACCGAGGCAAACCTCGTGTCGGCTGCTTCCAACTACAGTGCCGGACGAATGCCCACAGTGAACGACACTCTGACACTGTCCGTGCCAGATCCCAGGAGCTTGGACCATGTGCCCCGCTTCTACCGCATTTTCTTCCACCCGCTCATATTTTTCAGCCTGTTCTACCACCGCCTCGTGAACTGCATCATCTCGCTGCCCAGCATACTGCCTGTGAGCGTGCGCCTGGGTCTCCTCATAGCCCTCTCCTGGTGGAGCAGCTTCCAGTTGGTGCCACTGATCAGCTACTACTTCAGCATTGGCATGATGATTTGGGCCACCTGCAAAATGCTGAAGACCAAGCAACAGTTTGTCGACTTTCGGATCTGGTCGGGGCTGTTCCTGCGCTACGGCGACAACAACATCGATGCGGGCATAGCGGAGAAGCGCTTTCTGCGGAACAACATGAAGCCGTACGTGTACTACTTTGGCGCCTTCATCTGCAACCTGATTGTGTATCCGCTCGTGGCCGATGGCTGGATGCCCCACTCAGAGCTGACCATCATCTCCGGAGCCTTCACGCTACTCACCATGGGCGGCAGCATGTACGCCTCGTCCGATCTACTGCCCAACTGGGTGGTGGTCGTCTCCTTTGCCGTCAACGTGCTGGCCAAGTATCCCTACGAGATGGACAAGGTGGTCACAACGCG CTTCGCGACCTTTGTCATTGGCAACGGCATCGAGTTCTGCCTGAACTGCCGCACAGCCTTGTACCTCTTGATACCCGTGCTGCTGGTGATAATGGCCAAGCGTTCGCGCTGGCACGGTGTCTACACGCATCTCATTCCGCACTGCGTCACGCTCTGCTGGCTGCAAGTGTGCATCGCCACCTCTCAGAGTGCCACCATGTTTGGCGTGATTCGCGGCACTCTTGTGCTCGCTGGATTGGTGTTGTTCCTGCCCCTGTTCGGTATAGTGGCGCTGCTCGTTCCAGTCTTTGTGGCCATCAAAagtcttggcctggccaacgAGCAACTGCACTGGGGAGGCGTTGTCATCGCCAGCCTTCTCATAATGATCGTCTCCTATCTGCTGGCCATGAACCGTGCCACCCAGAAGTACATTACCATGCTGCAG CTAATCATGGGTGTGACAATGGCCTGCGTTTTGGTCTTTCCCTACATGACGTCCAGCTTCAAGGACACGCCACGCTTCAATGCCCTGCCACGAGTCGGTCTGCACTCGCTATCGGACGCCGACACACTGCCATGGGATCGTTTCCATTCCCTGTGCGCCCTGCCCTTCCAGGAGGAGCCCAACAAGATTAAGGCACAGCTGCGTTGCTTCCACCTCAACGGCATGCCCGTGTCCTGGCAGGGCAGCGTCACCAAGGTGCAAATCGCCAAGGTCTCCAATATGTTTGAGGATCTCGTCGCCAATTACTTGCCTGCCTGGTTGGGCAGGGCCGTGCGCTGCGCTCATGGCGAGGACATTTCGCAGAATTTCCAGTGCAACCGCAAGCTGGATGAACAATGCGACGAGTGGCAGCGCGTCATCAAAACGGTGAATGCTCGCACAGGCAGCTGCACGCTGCAGAAGTACAACCGCTACGAGTACGAGCTGCTGGTGAaggttggcagcagcagcggcagtcgaCTGCTGGGACGCTCGACAGCATCTGAAGTGGTTCTAAAGGCGCACCATGACTTTGGCAACTTCACGCGGCAGCTCAGCCAGGGGGACACTGTGTTGTTTTACGGCACACTCCGAATGCAGACGAACGATGTGCAAGTGCAGTTGAAGACCATCGAGTGCCGGGACTGTAAATCCCCAGAGCTGGGCACGGCGAGCATTGAACGACTCATTGGTGCCTCTCCCATGGATGCCCGCCTGCAGGAACTAATGCGGGGCATCAAATATCTGTTGAATGCGTTGTTGAATCCGTTAATTACGTTTAAGTAG